CCCCACTTCGGCCAACACCTGCTCATAATCGGCCACGTGGTGCAGAACATGGGCCACGTACACCATAGCAAACGAGGCCGACGGAAAGGGCAGTGCTGCGCCGCTGGCTTGCAGCACATCCAACCTCATCGTGCGCGCCGTGCCCAGTCGGGGCCAGGAAACTTCCAGCCCTACCCGGCGCAGCCGTGCGTCGGCGAAGCGCAGCAAGTTTTCACCATCGCCGCAGCCCAGGTCTAACAGGCGGGCGGGAGACAGCCGTTGCGCCAGGCGCTGCGCCACTCGCTGCTCAACCTGACGGTAGCGAAATAATTTGTGGCGGAAATAGAGAAGTTTGGGGTGCATGGTCACTCCCCGTCCGGGTGACGCCGCCGCCAGAGATAAACCACACCCCCCGCCAGCGTCAGCCACAAACCATTGACGGCCATCGCCGCCGGTAAATGCCATAACTGGCTGTGAAAGGCAATCATCAACCCGGCCTGCACGAGAATACCCAGGCCAATCAGGTAGACAAATCGCGGCCATTCGGTGGAGAGATAAAAATTGAGCCAGACATTCGCCAACGACAACAGCAGCATTGCCAACCCCACCAATCCCAAGACCGCTCCATCCACCTGATACCCACCGCCCAGGGTGGCGCGCACAATGAAATCGGGGAACAGGGCATACAATACAGCCAGCCCACCACAGACCAGGGCCACCACCAGCATGGCCGGAATAAGCACCCGCGAGGTGTCGCGGTGGGCGGCCTGCCGCTGC
This genomic stretch from Candidatus Leptovillus gracilis harbors:
- a CDS encoding class I SAM-dependent methyltransferase, coding for MHPKLLYFRHKLFRYRQVEQRVAQRLAQRLSPARLLDLGCGDGENLLRFADARLRRVGLEVSWPRLGTARTMRLDVLQASGAALPFPSASFAMVYVAHVLHHVADYEQVLAEVGRCLVDDGRFFLVETVTDSALLRLGRRLHPVWQGDEVEVNWRYTDLVAILQQAGYVIEESGRYNIFFFLWEMAPLAFWPLELFTPI